The sequence CAAAGCAGGGACGGGACGCTGGTTCTTTCGGAGGTGAAGAAAAGCAGCCGCTCCGAGAAGGCTTCGACCCTGCAATTGGCGCACTACCTCTACGCGCTGAAAAAAGAGGGCATCGAAGCGCGGGGTGAACTCCATTTCCCCACAGAAAAGAAGAAATGCGACCTGGAGCTTACGGACGCTCTGATCGCCGAGTTGGAATCGATCTATTCCGACATTGAAAACCTGGCTTCGCGTGAGACGCCGCCTCGGGCTGAGTGGTCCAAATGCTGTCCGCAGTGCGCGTATTCGGAATATTGTTGGACTTTATGAACGGAGAGGAATGAACTCGCAATGGGGAAAACACTGTATCTGATGAATTCCGGCGAGTTGAGACGCAGGGGGGATACGCTCTGCATCGTTCGAGAACTGGAAAAGCCCCGTTTTCTGCCTGTGGAATCCACAGATGAAATCCTGGCGTTCGGGGAAATCGACTTCAATAAAAACCTGCTGGAATTTTTGACACAAAAGCAAATCATTATCCATTTCTTCAATTATTACGGTTATTACATGGGAACTTTTTACCCGAGGGAACATCTGAACGCCGGGGCCGTCATTCTGGCCCAGGCGGCGCATTACATGGATCCGGTCAGGCGTCAGGCGATAGCGTCCGCGTTCATCGGAGGCGCGATAGAGAACATGAAAAAAGTGGCGGGCTATTATAAACGCCGCGCCGCTTTGGAGGTGGACGATATTTTGTCGGACCTCGACAGCTTCGCCGAAACGGCTTCGAAAACCGGCGATATCGCCTCTTTGATGGGCATAGAGGGGAACGCGCGCAACAGATATTATCAATTTTTCGATCGTTTGAATACGGACCCGGATTTTCAGATGGTTACCCGTACACGCCGCCCTCCGTCCAACAGAATGAACGCGCTGATCAGTTTTTTGAATTCCATGTGTTACGTTTTAGCGATTTCACAGATTTACAGGACGTATCTTGACCCGAGGATCGGTTTTCTCCACGAGACGAACTTCAGAAGTTTCAGTCTTAATTTGGACATCGCGGAGATTTTCAAGCCGATTCTCGTGGATCGAACGATTTTTTCGCTGGTCAATAAGCGCATGATTCAGGAGAAACATTTTGAAAAACAAAGCGGCGGAGGCATTTATTTGAACGAGAAGGGCAGGGAGATCGTCCTGCGCGCTTGGGAGGAAAGAATTAAGGAGACGATCGAACTCCCACAACTGAAAAGAAAAGTCAGTTATCGCGGCCTTGTCCGCATGGAAGCGTATAAAATACAAAAGCATATCCTGGAAGGCGAGAAGTATGTTCCGTTCGTCAGCAGGTGGTGACGATGTTCGTCCTGATGTTTTATGATGTGGGTGAAAAACGGGTCGCGAAGGTTCTGAAAACCGCGAGACGATATTTGACCTGGATACAAAATTCTGTTTTGGAGGGCGATTTGACGCCGGCACAGCTGGAAGCGCTGAAAATCGACGTCAAAAAAGTGATCGACGAAAAATATGACAGTGTTTTGTTGTACGTCTGGCGCGTGGAACGCTACATGCAAAGGGATTCTCTGGGTGTCGAAAGAGGAACGACCGATTATATGGTATAAAGATAGAAGAAAGCGCTGAATCAATCAATAAAAAGGTGATCCCCGGCTCTGCCGGGTGACTTGGCATTACGTTATTTTCTTCACGTTGAGAACCCTCGTGGCGTTTAGAATTGCCAGTACGGCGACGCCCACGTCCGCGAAAACCGCCTCCCACATGCCGGAAATTCCCCCGGCGCCCAAAACCAGGACGATCAGCTTAACGCCCAGAGCGAAGAAAATGTTTTGTTTCACGATTCTCAGAGTCCGTCTGGACAGTTTTACGGCCGTGGAAATTTTGGAAGGCTCGTCGGTCATGATCACCACGTCGGCCGCCTCAATGGCAGCGTCCGCTCCGAGCCCGCCCATGGCGATGCCGATGTCCGCCCTGGAAAGAACGGGAGCGTCGTTGATGCCGTCGCCGACGAACACCAGTTTCCCTTTGGCCGATTTTTGCGTCAGAAGTTCCTCTACCCTGTTCACCTTGTCGGCGGGCAGCAGTTCGGAGTACACGTCATCGATACCCAGTTCCCTGGCCACTCTTTCTCCAACGCCGCGAGCATCGCCGGT is a genomic window of Synergistaceae bacterium containing:
- the cas1b gene encoding type I-B CRISPR-associated endonuclease Cas1b, with amino-acid sequence MGKTLYLMNSGELRRRGDTLCIVRELEKPRFLPVESTDEILAFGEIDFNKNLLEFLTQKQIIIHFFNYYGYYMGTFYPREHLNAGAVILAQAAHYMDPVRRQAIASAFIGGAIENMKKVAGYYKRRAALEVDDILSDLDSFAETASKTGDIASLMGIEGNARNRYYQFFDRLNTDPDFQMVTRTRRPPSNRMNALISFLNSMCYVLAISQIYRTYLDPRIGFLHETNFRSFSLNLDIAEIFKPILVDRTIFSLVNKRMIQEKHFEKQSGGGIYLNEKGREIVLRAWEERIKETIELPQLKRKVSYRGLVRMEAYKIQKHILEGEKYVPFVSRW
- a CDS encoding CRISPR-associated protein Cas4, with amino-acid sequence QSRDGTLVLSEVKKSSRSEKASTLQLAHYLYALKKEGIEARGELHFPTEKKKCDLELTDALIAELESIYSDIENLASRETPPRAEWSKCCPQCAYSEYCWTL
- the cas2 gene encoding CRISPR-associated endonuclease Cas2; translated protein: MFVLMFYDVGEKRVAKVLKTARRYLTWIQNSVLEGDLTPAQLEALKIDVKKVIDEKYDSVLLYVWRVERYMQRDSLGVERGTTDYMV